Proteins from a single region of Syntrophales bacterium:
- a CDS encoding thioesterase family protein has protein sequence MESKEPVRFEITRRVPFYDLDPIQVVWHGNYMNYFEDARVALLGSRGIDLYEIYKRTGIVFPIIRTSTKHILPLRYQDEFVCRATVQEARFKLVFDFEIRLAADGQVCTRGRTEQVAVKAPEMEILFSIPDEIRQALGF, from the coding sequence ATGGAAAGCAAAGAGCCTGTCCGCTTCGAGATCACCCGCCGGGTCCCCTTCTACGACCTGGACCCCATCCAGGTGGTCTGGCACGGCAACTACATGAACTATTTCGAGGACGCCCGCGTCGCCCTGCTGGGCTCCCGCGGTATCGACCTCTACGAGATCTACAAACGCACCGGCATCGTCTTTCCCATCATCCGGACTTCCACGAAACATATCCTCCCGCTCCGCTACCAGGATGAATTCGTCTGCCGGGCCACCGTCCAAGAGGCCCGCTTCAAGCTCGTCTTCGACTTCGAGATCCGCCTGGCGGCGGACGGCCAGGTCTGCACCCGCGGCCGGACGGAGCAGGTGGCGGTGAAGGCGCCGGAGATGGAAATCCTCTTCTCCATCCCCGACGAAATCCGCCAGGCCCTGGGTTTCTGA